The Amblyomma americanum isolate KBUSLIRL-KWMA chromosome 5, ASM5285725v1, whole genome shotgun sequence genome window below encodes:
- the LOC144132638 gene encoding sulfotransferase ssu-1-like, whose translation MADSQYHEVDGFYISKSFPVECVRSALRYKAQPGDLFIVSYPKCGTTWMQHIVYNIINNQPPPQNQIASWIEMPFLEAQGAEAVEDMKRPGPIKTHMAYRFQPYSSEAKYIYVARNPYDCCVSYFYHTRDMPEYHFQDGTFDQFFEMFVEGKADFGDYFDHLLSWYEHRNDPNVLFVTYEQLKKDTRSWVLKVADFIGDEFGQKLRSDESHLENVMKNISVKSMKGYINDSMKNMFDGLESVLGEKVPKWIQLMKESIGQEACEKPMTGDFVRKGIVGDWRNHFSDDQVERLKQRIKEKTSGSDVMSLWKDTDIPK comes from the coding sequence ATGGCAGATTCTCAATACCACGAGGTTGATGGCTTCTACATCAGCAAGAGCTTtcctgtggagtgcgtccgttCAGCCCTTCGCTACAAGGCCCAACCAGGAGATCTGTTCATTGTCAGCTACCCAAAGTGTGGTACCACGTGGATGCAGCATATAGTTTACAATATCATCAATAACCAGCCACCTCCTCAAAACCAGATCGCCTCCTGGATTGAAATGCCTTTCCTGGAAGCCCAAGGAGCCGAAGCCGTTGAAGACATGAAACGTCCGGGACCCATAAAGACTCACATGGCCTATCGTTTCCAGCCATACTCCAGCGAAGCCAAATACATCTACGTAGCCAGGAATCCTTACGACTGCTGCGTGTCGTACTTTTACCACACAAGGGACATGCCAGAGTATCATTTTCAAGACGGCACGTTCgatcagttctttgaaatgtttGTGGAAGGTAAAGCTGACTTTGGCGACTACTTCGACCACTTGCTTTCATGGTACGAGCACAGGAATGATCCCAACGTTCTCTTCGTCACGTATGAACAGCTCAAGAAGGATACCAGAAGCTGGGTGCTGAAGGTTGCAGACTTCATCGGTGACGAATTTGGCCAGAAGCTGCGGAGTGATGAATCCCATTTGGAGAACGTCATGAAGAACATCAGCGTGAAAAGCATGAAGGGATATATAAATGACAGCATGAAGAACATGTTCGATGGATTAGAATCGGTGCTTGGGGAGAAGGTGCCGAAGTGGATCCAGCTAATGAAGGAGTCGATAGGACAAGAAGCTTGTGAGAAGCCAATGACGGGTGATTTCGTTCGCAAAGGCATCGTTGGAGACTGGCGCAACCATTTCTCAGATGATCAGGTGGAACGGCTGAAGCAAAGAATTAAAGAGAAGACAagcggaagtgacgtcatgagCTTGTGGAAAGACACAGACATTCCGAAGTAA